GACCAGGGTTACAAGGTGGGGCTTCTTGATGTTGATATTCATGGCCCTAGTGTTCCTCACTTGTTAGGAATTAAAGGCCTTTTGGATGTTGATCGAGGCAAGATAATCAAGCCCAAGAAATTTTCTGATAACCTTTCTGTAGTGTCCATGGAGTCATTGCTCCAGGATCCTGATCAGGCAGTTTTGTGGCGTGGGCCAATGAAGACCTCTGCTATTCGTCAATTTGTTGCTGATGTAGATTGGGGGGAACTGGACTTTTTAGTTGTAGATTCTCCTCCCGGAACCGGGGATGAACCCATGACCGTTCTGAAAACAATCCCTGATGCTATGTGTATAGTGGTCACTACTCCACAAGAAGTCTCACTAGCTGATGTGCGTAAGGCTATTAATTTTCTCCAGTACGCCAAAGCAAACATTTTGGGTGTGGTAGAGAATATGAGCGGGCTTGTCTGCCCTCATTGCTCCAAAGAGATCAACCTCTTTAAAAAGGGTGGAGGCAGGGAACTGGCTCAAAAATATGGTCTGGAATTTTTGGGCGCGATTCCTCTTGATCCGGCTACGGTACTGGCAGCTGATATGGGTAAACCGGTGGTTCTACTTGATGAAGACACTCCGGCCAAAAAGGCCTTTTTGGAACTGGCCCAGAAGGTGAACCGGATGGTCCGGGAAAGCTTTGAGACTGTATCGTCTACACACACATAAGGGCGTAAGGCGCAAGTTGGAAAAAAATTTATTTTTCTCCAAAAAAAGACTTGCAATTTTAAAATTTAGTATATATAAACCCGACTTCCTTGGTGGCTGGCGTAGCTCAATTGGTAGAGCAGCTGACTTGTAATCAGCAGGTTGCGGGTTCGAGTCCCATCGCCAGCTCCAGATTTGATGGAGGGGTTCCCGAGTGGCCAAAGGGAACAGACTGTAAATCTGTCGGCGTAAGCCTTCGGAGGTTCAAATCCTCCCCCCTCCACCAGATTAAAAAGAGTAGGAGACAGGAAGACCTGTTGCTTGACTACTCTAAGTGAAAATGCGGGAATAGCTCAATTGGCTAGAGCATCAGCCTTCCAAGCTGAGGGTTGCGGGTTCGAGTCCCGTTTCCCGCTCCACTTAGTCAAGCCTTTCCAAGGCCCACGTAGCTCAGTCGGTGGAGCACTTCCTTGGTAAGGAAGAGGTCACCGGTTCAAGTCCGGTCGTGGGCTCCAGCATTTCCTGAGCTCTCCTCTTAAAAATATATAAAGTCATAATTAATCATAGAGAACAAATAGGGGGTAAGGTTATGAGTAAGGCAAAATTTGAGCGTAAGAAGCCGCATGTAAATATTGGTACAATCGGNNNNNNNNNNNNNNNNNNNNNNNNNNNNNNNNNNNNNNNNNNNNNNNNNNNNNNNNNNNNNNNNNNNNNNNNNNNNNNNNNNNNNNNNNNNNNNNNNNNAGAACAAATAGGGGGTAAGGTTATGAGTAAGGCAAAATTTGAGCGTAAGAAGCCGCATGTAAATATTGGTACAATCGGTCATATTGACCATGGTAAGACCACATTGACAGCAGCGATAACAAAGGCGTTGAGCATGAGGGGGGCTGCTGAGTTTGTAGCTTTTGATCAGATTGACAAGGCACCTGAGGAGAAGGAGAGGGGAATTACCATTGCAACAGCTCATGTTGAGTATGAGACAGATAAGCGTCACTATGCACACGTAGACTGTCCTGGTCATGCTGACTACATCAAGAACATGATTACAGGTGCTGCTCAGATGGACGGAGCTATATTGGTGGTAGCAGCAACAGACGGTCCAATGCCTCAGACCCGTGAGCATATATTGTTGGCCCGTCAGGTAGGAGTACCTAGTCTGGTAGTGTTTTTGAACAAGGTAGATTTGGTAGACGATCCAGAGCTTTTGGAGTTGGTAGAGCTTGAGGTGCGTGAGTTATTGTCCAAGTATGGATTTCCTGGAGATGAGATTCCAGTAATTCAGGGCAGCGCATTGAAGGCGTTGGAGGCAGATAGTGCTGACAGTGAAGATGTAAAGTGCATATACGAGTTGATGGATGCATGTGACGAGTATATCCCAGAGCCTCAACGTGATATAGACAAGCCATTTTTGATGCCAATAGAGGATGTATTTTCAATTTCCGGTCGCGGTACAGTGGTAACAGGAAGGGTAGAGCGTGGTATTATCAAGGTAGGAGATGAAGTAGAGATTGTAGGAATGAAGGAGACGATGAAGACAGTATGTACCGGCGTAGAGATGTTCAGGAAGATATTGGATCAGGGAGAGGCCGGAGATAATGTTGGAGTATTGTTGAGGGGTATTAAGAGAGATGAGGTTGAGCGTGGTCAGGTATTGGCAGCGCCCGGTTCAATTACCCCGCATCGTAAGTTTAAGGCAGAAGTTTATGTATTGAACAAGGAAGAGGGAGGTCGTCATACTCCGTTCTTCTCAGGCTACCGTCCTCAGTTTTATTTCAGGACCACGGACGTAACCGGTGTGGTGACATTGCCCGAGGGAGTAGAGATGATCATGCCTGGTGACAACACCACATTTGAGGTAGAATTAATAGCACCTATAGCCATGGAAAAGGGATTAAGGTTTGCTATCCGTGAAGGCGGTAGGACCGTAGGTGCTGGTGTTGTTTCAGAAATTATGGAGTAGTATAAAAAATGCGTGTGAACATCCTTCTCGCCTGCAGTGCGTGTAAAAGAAGAAATTACGCTACAACTAAGAATAAGAGAAATACCACATCAAAGCTGGAGCTCAAGAAATTCTGTCCTTTTTGTGGGAAACATACTCTGCATAAAGAGACCAAGTAAGTAGCGTAATATTAATAGTGCAGGCCAGTAGCTCTAATGGCTAGAGCACCGGACTCCAAATCCGGGGGTTGGGGGTTCGAGTCCCTCCTGGCCTGCCATTTTAATGAGCAAACAAATGGCCAAAAAAAAGAAAAAAGAAGTAGTTGAAAATAAAAGTCTCCTTCAGGAAAAAATCCAGAACTTAAGAGATTTTTTTGAAGAGTCCAAAGGAGAACTGAAAAAAGTTACCTGGCCGACAAAGAAGGAGACATTGACAACAAGCGCGGCAGTTTTGCTTCTTGTTTTAGTAGTTTCACTTTATTTGGGCCTTGTGGATCTTGCCCTGGCCAAAATTATAGAAGCTCTATTATCTTAAAAAAATAGAGTGGTAGTTTAGAGCCTGGGTAAGATAAAAAATAATTTCCAAAAAAGCTTGAGATAATAAAACAGGCTCTAAACAAAATATTTAAAAAATACGTTATGAATCCAGAGAAACCAAAGGCCAGATGGTATATTGTTCATACCTACTCTGGGTATGAACAAAGAGTCGAGCAAACAATTAAAGAAATGATCAGAACCGGACAGGATCAGGGCCTGATTGAGGATGTCATAGTGCCCACTGAAAAAGTGGTCGAACTGGTTAAGGGCCAGAAAAAAACCTCAACCAGAAAATTTTTCCCTGGTTACGTTCTGGTTAAGATGATTTTTAATGAACATTCTTGGCATTTGGTTCAGTCCATACCAAGAGTAACGGGTTTTATTGGCGGTAAAAACAGGCCAACTCCCCTGTCAGATAAAGAAGCTGAAAGGATACTGGCCACAGTCGTGCAGAGGCAAGAGCAGCCAAGGCCAAAATTTCATTTTGAAAGGGGAGACCAAATTAGGGTAATAGATGGTCCTTTTGCTAACTTTGATGGCGTAGTTGAAGAAGTAAATTATGATAAAGGGAAATTAAAGGTAACAGTTTCCATATTTGGACGCCAAACCCCGGTTGAGTTAGATTTTGTTCAGGTTACCAAAAGCTGATTGAATTAAGAGGTAAGTAGAAAATGGCCAAGAAGGTAATGGCAAAAATTAAATTACAGATTCCAGCAGGATCTGCCAATCCGTCACCTCCGGTTGGCCCGGCACTGGGTCAGCATGGAGTGAACATAATGGAGTTTTGCAAGGCATTTAATGCCAAAACTCAGGATCAGAAAGGAATGATCATTCCTGTAGTGATTACAGTTTACCAAGATCGTTCATTTACCTTTATAACCAAGACACCACCTGCATCTGTACTTTTATTGAAAGCTGCTAAAATTGATAAAGGCTCTGGTGAGCCTAACAAAAATAAAGTAGGTAAGGTAACTAGGGCACAAGTAGAAGAAATTGCCAAAATTAAAATGCCCGATCTTACAGCGAGCAGTATGGATGCAGCGGTCAGAACAATAATGGGGACTGCCCGTAGTATGGGTATTGAAGTAGAAAATTAGGCCGAGAGGAATGGAAAGCTATGCCTAAGCATGGAAAAAAATATAGAAAAGCAAAGGAAAGAATCGATACAGCAAAAAGATATGCTGTAGAAGAAGCGGTTAAACTGGCACTGGAAACTGCCTATGCCAATTTTGATGAGACAGTTGATATTGCTGTTCGTTTAGGTGTCAATCCTAAATATTCTGATCAAATGGTCCGAGGCGCAGTAACTCTCCCACATGGACTAGGTAAAGATGTAAAAGTCCTTGCCTTTTGTAAAGGAGAGAAAGAAGCCGAGGCCAAAGAGGCAGGCGCTGATTTTGTAGGTGGCGAGGATTTGGTTGAAAAAATTAAGTCTGGCTGGCTAGAATTTGATAAGGCTGTTGCTACACCTGACATGATGGCTCATGTGGGTAAAATTGGCCGCATATTAGGACCACGCGGTCTGATGCCTAATGCCAAAACAGGTACAGTAACATTTGATTTGGCTAATGCGATTAAAGAGTTGAAAGCAGGTAAAGTAGAGTTTAAGGTTGATAAAGCAGGCGTTGTGCATGCTCCTTTGGGCAAAGTATCTTTTGGCCCTGAAAAAATTCTGGAAAACCTAAAAGCATTAGTCGATACTTTACAGAGATTAAAACCAGCATCAGCCAAAGGAACCTATTTTAGAGGCATGGCTGTATCTACTACCATGGGGCCAGGAGTCAAGATAGATACGAGTTCCATTAGAAATCTGTTAGACTAGACTTGAGGGTGCTGAAAAAAATCATCCTTGAGTTAAATATAAAGAGTCAAAGACAACAGGCGGGGTATCCCTTAATTTCCTGTCGAGACCGCTTTGGCTCTAGAAGCTAGATGAAGTGAGGTGAACAGGTGAACAGGGCAGAAAAAGCAAAAGTTATTGAAGATTTGCGTTCTAAAGCCCAAAAAGCCAGTATAGCAGTAATTACAGACTTTAAAGGGCTTAAAGTCGAGGAGATGACTGAGCTGAGAGTCAAGCTCAGGGAAGAGAATGTCGACTATCAAGTGGTCAAAAATACATTGGCCAGGATTGCCTTTGGGGAAACTCAGCATGAAGCCTTAAAAGATCAATTTCAAGAATGCTGTGCTGTTGCATTTGGTTATGATGATCCAGTAGTTGCTGCCAAAATTTTGGTTCAATTTGCTAAAAAGAGCAAAAAGTTCAAGACCAAATGTGCATCCCTAGAAGGTAAATTTTTAGAGCCTGATGCCCTTAAAGAACTCTCTGAGTTACCAAGTAAGGAGCAATTACTAGCCAAGGCTTTGGGTACTATGAACGCAGTACCAACCAATTTTGTATCTTTGTTTGCCAATTTACTGCGTAACTTACTTTACGCTTTAAATGCAATTAAAGAGCAAAAAGAAGAGGCTTGAGCCAAAGCAAAAAAAACTTAAGGAGGAAATAAATGTCCGAAGTTACAAAAGAACAAGTTATTGAATTTATTTCTAATATGACAGTACTTGAACTGGCAGAGTTCATCAAAGAACTTGAGGATAAATTCGGAGTATCAGCAGCAGCCCCAGTAGCTGCCGTTGCTGCAGTTCCCGGAGCAGCAGGAGGAGAAGCTGGTGCCCAAGAAGAAGAAAAAACCGAATTTGATGTAGTTTTAAAAGAGATTGGTGGTAACAAGATTGCAGTAATCAAAGCTGTAAGAGCACTAACTGGTCTTGGCCTTAAGGAAGCAAAAGCCAAGGTTGATGAAGTGCCTTCAGTAATAAAAGAGGCTGTAAGTAAGGAGCAGGCTGAAGAAGCTAAGAAACAGCTTGAAGAAGCCGGCGCTGTTGTAGAGTTGAAGTAGGTTTTTTTGTATTATTTAAATTTTTAAGTTTAGAGAGCGCAAGTTAAGGGATACTTGCGCTCTCTAAACTATTTATTATTTTTCATTATCATAATAGATATTGAGCTAAATTACAACTGAAATTTGGCTATATTCTTATCTTTTTTATTTTATTGGTCTGTTTTTAATTGTTACAGATCCATAATTCCATCCATTTCCATTAATTAACCTACCCTAAATTTCTCTTTTGAGAGGATAAAATGGTAAAATTTTTAAAAAAATTTGGTGATATAAAAAATACATTAGAAATACCTCATCTACTTTCATTGCAACTTAACTCATATAAAGAATTTTTACAAGAAGATGTACCGCCTCAAGCTCGTGCAGATAAAGGATTAGAAGGTGTATTTAGATCTGTATTTCCCATTGAAGATTTTAATAAAACAGCAACTTTAGAATTTGTCAGTTATGAAATAGGAAAACCTAAATATGACGTTGATGAGTGTATTTCTAAAGGTCTTACTTATGAAGCACCTATAAGAATTAAAGTTCGACTTGTTGTCTATGATGTCGATGAGGAAACAGATAACAGGACTATAAGAGATATAAAAGAACAAGATATATACTTTGGTACAATACCTTTGATGACCCCTAAGGCTACTTTTATCATCAATGGGACAGAGAGGGTCATTGTTAATCAATTGCAGAGGTCACCGGGTATCATTTTTGAACACGACTCTGGGAAGACTCATACCAGCCGAAAGGTGCTTTACAGCTGCCGGATAATTCCTATGCGTGGTTCATGGCTGGACTTCGATTATGATCATAAAGACATCTTATATGTTCGCATAGATAGACGCAGAAAAATGCCAGCCACAATTTTGCTTAAGGCCATGGGCCTAAGCAAAGAAGAAATATTAAATTATTTTTACGATAAAGAGGAATTACTTTTTAAAGATGGAAAGGTTTACCGGAAGGTCAACAAAGATCATTATCGCAAAGATATTGCCGTTTCAGATATAATTACTCAGGATGGTAAAGTCCTTGTGGAGAAGGGTCGTCCTATTACCAAGAGGGCCTGGAAAGAGATTATTAAAAATAATATTGACTTGATTGAGCTTGATTCAGAGCTTTTGCATCAACAATATGTTGCTCATGAAATAATTCACCCAGAAACCGGTGAGGTCTTGGCTGAACCTGGTGATGCACTTGACCTTTCTTTGATTGAAAAGATTTTTGACGCTAACATTGAAAAAATAGAGATTTTATATACTTCGGGATTAGA
The Desulfovulcanus ferrireducens genome window above contains:
- the secE gene encoding preprotein translocase subunit SecE — encoded protein: MAKKKKKEVVENKSLLQEKIQNLRDFFEESKGELKKVTWPTKKETLTTSAAVLLLVLVVSLYLGLVDLALAKIIEALLS
- the rplJ gene encoding 50S ribosomal protein L10; translation: MNRAEKAKVIEDLRSKAQKASIAVITDFKGLKVEEMTELRVKLREENVDYQVVKNTLARIAFGETQHEALKDQFQECCAVAFGYDDPVVAAKILVQFAKKSKKFKTKCASLEGKFLEPDALKELSELPSKEQLLAKALGTMNAVPTNFVSLFANLLRNLLYALNAIKEQKEEA
- a CDS encoding Mrp/NBP35 family ATP-binding protein, with the protein product MAKKSSCASCSSSGKKEKSASMALQDQLISSTLAKIKYKIFVMSGKGGVGKSSIATNLAAALADQGYKVGLLDVDIHGPSVPHLLGIKGLLDVDRGKIIKPKKFSDNLSVVSMESLLQDPDQAVLWRGPMKTSAIRQFVADVDWGELDFLVVDSPPGTGDEPMTVLKTIPDAMCIVVTTPQEVSLADVRKAINFLQYAKANILGVVENMSGLVCPHCSKEINLFKKGGGRELAQKYGLEFLGAIPLDPATVLAADMGKPVVLLDEDTPAKKAFLELAQKVNRMVRESFETVSSTHT
- the rplA gene encoding 50S ribosomal protein L1; protein product: MPKHGKKYRKAKERIDTAKRYAVEEAVKLALETAYANFDETVDIAVRLGVNPKYSDQMVRGAVTLPHGLGKDVKVLAFCKGEKEAEAKEAGADFVGGEDLVEKIKSGWLEFDKAVATPDMMAHVGKIGRILGPRGLMPNAKTGTVTFDLANAIKELKAGKVEFKVDKAGVVHAPLGKVSFGPEKILENLKALVDTLQRLKPASAKGTYFRGMAVSTTMGPGVKIDTSSIRNLLD
- the nusG gene encoding transcription termination/antitermination protein NusG, producing MNPEKPKARWYIVHTYSGYEQRVEQTIKEMIRTGQDQGLIEDVIVPTEKVVELVKGQKKTSTRKFFPGYVLVKMIFNEHSWHLVQSIPRVTGFIGGKNRPTPLSDKEAERILATVVQRQEQPRPKFHFERGDQIRVIDGPFANFDGVVEEVNYDKGKLKVTVSIFGRQTPVELDFVQVTKS
- the rplL gene encoding 50S ribosomal protein L7/L12 — encoded protein: MSEVTKEQVIEFISNMTVLELAEFIKELEDKFGVSAAAPVAAVAAVPGAAGGEAGAQEEEKTEFDVVLKEIGGNKIAVIKAVRALTGLGLKEAKAKVDEVPSVIKEAVSKEQAEEAKKQLEEAGAVVELK
- the tuf gene encoding elongation factor Tu produces the protein MSKAKFERKKPHVNIGTIGHIDHGKTTLTAAITKALSMRGAAEFVAFDQIDKAPEEKERGITIATAHVEYETDKRHYAHVDCPGHADYIKNMITGAAQMDGAILVVAATDGPMPQTREHILLARQVGVPSLVVFLNKVDLVDDPELLELVELEVRELLSKYGFPGDEIPVIQGSALKALEADSADSEDVKCIYELMDACDEYIPEPQRDIDKPFLMPIEDVFSISGRGTVVTGRVERGIIKVGDEVEIVGMKETMKTVCTGVEMFRKILDQGEAGDNVGVLLRGIKRDEVERGQVLAAPGSITPHRKFKAEVYVLNKEEGGRHTPFFSGYRPQFYFRTTDVTGVVTLPEGVEMIMPGDNTTFEVELIAPIAMEKGLRFAIREGGRTVGAGVVSEIME
- the rpmG gene encoding 50S ribosomal protein L33, yielding MRVNILLACSACKRRNYATTKNKRNTTSKLELKKFCPFCGKHTLHKETK
- the rplK gene encoding 50S ribosomal protein L11, which gives rise to MAKKVMAKIKLQIPAGSANPSPPVGPALGQHGVNIMEFCKAFNAKTQDQKGMIIPVVITVYQDRSFTFITKTPPASVLLLKAAKIDKGSGEPNKNKVGKVTRAQVEEIAKIKMPDLTASSMDAAVRTIMGTARSMGIEVEN